A genomic stretch from Halichoerus grypus chromosome 7, mHalGry1.hap1.1, whole genome shotgun sequence includes:
- the TRIM8 gene encoding E3 ubiquitin-protein ligase TRIM8 isoform X3, protein MGKMLMKQQDRLEEREQDIEDQLYKLESDKRLVEEKVSQLKEEVRLQYEKLHQLLDEDLRQTVEVLDKAQAKFCSENAAQALHLGERMQEAKKLLGSLQLLFDKTEDVSFMKNTKSVKILMDRPLQHTGALPAERPPVPLWREQLWGGEAQALNGLPGGQFPRDVVRPCGQPIWGSGHSQRRGPVRAAPGALQLHAALGGPAGRRPTSALKSCVPPITVSQWLRHPAAHAPPVWRPQDSRLFCGQLLLFFRGQPRWPPALPPLRPLSLDSALAGVLTPAPAHTLRPPVPSWPGGQRLARRLPAAWPPGFLQGVWAAVHQTLRDELTPRRQWGHWGIFPPSPPVARELCIQRPALLPSCLPSLPPSSPPKSFPFGFCFVLGFVFDFFSFFFFFYESPGRRRDSESWPGLQVALSWENVYFKALSSLSVSPFFFHSFPFQPPWLEGASASPKALGDPGDPALLT, encoded by the exons ATGGGG AAGATGCTGATGAAGCAACAGGACCGTCTGGAGGAGCGAGAGCAGGATATTGAGGACCAGCTGTACAAACTTGAGTCGGACAAGCGCCTGGTGGAG GAGAAGGTGAGCCAGCTGAAGGAGGAGGTGCGGCTGCAGTATGAAAAGCTGCACCAGCTGCTGGATGAGGACCTGCGGCAGACGGTGGAGGTCCTGGACAAGGCCCAGGCCAAGTTCTGCAGCGAGAACGCAGCGCAGGCGCTGCACCTCGGGGAGCGCATGCAGGAGGCCAAGAAGCTGCTGGGCTCCCTACAGCTCCTCTTTGACAAGACGGAAGATGTCAGCTTCATGAAG AACACCAAGTCTGTGAAAATCCTAATGGACAG GCCCCTTCAGCACACCGGTGCCCTTCCTGCAGAGCGTCCCCCTGTACCCTTGTGGCGTGAGCAGCTCTGGGGCGGAGAAGCGCAAGCACTCAACGGCCTTCCCGGAGGCCAGTTTCCTAGAGACGTCGTCAGGCCCTGTGGGCAGCCAATATGGGGCAGCGGGCACAGCCAGCGGCGAGGGCCAgtcagggcagcccctggggccctGCAGCTCCACGCAGCACTTGGTGGCCCTGCCGGGCGGCGCCCAACCAGTGCACTCAAGTCCTGTGTTCCCCCCATCACAGTATCCCAATGGCTCCGCCACCCAGCAGCCCATGCTCCCCCAGTATGGCGGCCGCAAGATTCTCGTCTGTTCTGTGGACAACTGTTACTGTTCTTCCGTGGCCAACCACGGTGGCCACCAGCCCTACCCCCGCTCCGGCCACTTTCCCTGGACAGTGCCCTCGCAGGAGTACTCACACCCGCTCCCGCCCACACCCTCCGTCCCCCAGTCCCTTCCTGGCCTGGCGGTCAGAGACTGGCTCGACGCCTCCCAGCAGCCTGGCCACCAGGATTTCTACAGGGTGTATGGGCAGCCGTCCACCAAACACTACGTGACGAGCTAACGCCACGCAGGCAGTGGGGGCACTGGGGGAtcttcccccccagccccccagtggCTCGGGAATTATGCATCCAGAGACCTGCCCTTCTACCTTcctgtcttccctcccttcctccttcatctCCCCCCAAGtcttttccttttggattttgttttgttttgggctttgtttttgattttttttctttttttttttttttttatgaatctcCTGGACGCAGACGTGACAGTGAGAGCTGGCCCGGGCTGCAGGTGGCCCTGAGTTGGGAAAACGTCTACTTCAAGGCattgagctctctctctgtctctcctttttttttccactccttCCCCTTCCAACCCCCGTGGCTGGAaggagcctcagcttcccctaaAGCCTTGGGGGATCCGGGGGATCCAGCCCTCCTCACCTAG